One window of the Lemur catta isolate mLemCat1 chromosome 6, mLemCat1.pri, whole genome shotgun sequence genome contains the following:
- the SOX10 gene encoding transcription factor SOX-10: protein MAEEQDLSEVELSPVGSEEPRCLSPGSAPSLGPDGGGGGGGGSGLRASPGPGELGKVKKEQQDGEADDDKFPVCIREAVSQVLSGYDWTLVPMPVRVNGASKSKPHVKRPMNAFMVWAQAARRKLADQYPHLHNAELSKTLGKLWRLLNESDKRPFIEEAERLRMQHKKDHPDYKYQPRRRKNGKAAQGEAECPGGEAEQGGAAAIQAHYKSAHLDHRHPGEGSPMSDGNPEHPSGQSHGPPTPPTTPKTELQSGKADPKRDGRSMGEGGKPHIDFGNVDIGEISHEVMSNMETFDVAELDQYLPPNGHPGHVGSYSAAGYGLGSALAVASGHSAWISKPPGVALPTVSPPGVDAKAQVKTETAGPQGPPHYTDQPSTSQIAYTSLSLPHYGSAFPSISRPQFDYSDHQPSGPYYGHSGQASGLYSAFSYMGPSQRPLYTAISDPSPSGPQSHSPTHWEQPVYTTLSRP from the exons ATGGCGGAGGAGCAGGACCTATCGGAGGTGGAGCTGAGCCCCGTGGGCTCCGAGGAGCCCCGCTGCCTGTCCCCGGGGAGCGCGCCCTCGCTGGGGCCCgacggcggcggtggcggcggcggcggatcGGGCTTGCGAGCCAGCCCCGGGCCCGGCGAGCTGGGCAAGGTCAAGAAGGAGCAGCAGGACGGCGAGGCGGACGATGACAAGTTCCCCGTGTGCATCCGCGAGGCGGTCAGCCAGGTGCTCAGCGGCTACGACTGGACGCTGGTGCCCATGCCCGTGCGCGTCAACGGTGCCAGCAAGAGCAAACCGCACGTCAAGCGGCCCATGAACGCCTTCATGGTGTGGGCGCAGGCGGCGCGCAGGAAGCTGGCCGACCAGTACCCGCACCTGCACAACGCAGAGCTCAGCAAGACGCTGGGCAAGCTCTGGAG GCTGCTGAACGAAAGTGACAAGCGCCCCTTCATTGAGGAGGCCGAGCGGCTCCGGATGCAGCACAAGAAGGACCACCCGGACTACAAGTACCAGCCCAGGCGGAGGAAGAACGGGAAGGCAGCCCAGGGGGAGGCCGAGTGTCCCGGCGGGGAGGCAGAACAAGGCGGGGCCGCCGCCATCCAGGCCCACTACAAGAGTGCCCACCTGGACCACCGGCACCCGGGAGAGGGCTCCCCAATGTCAGACGGGAACCCCGAGCACCCCTCAG GCCAGAGCCATGGCCCACCCACACCTCCAACCACCCCAAAGACAGAGCTGCAGTCGGGCAAGGCAGACCCGAAGCGGGATGGGCGCTCCATGGGGGAGGGCGGGAAGCCTCACATCGACTTTGGCAACGTGGACATCGGTGAGATCAGCCACGAGGTAATGTCCAACATGGAGACCTTTGATGTGGCTGAGTTGGACCAGTACCTGCCACCCAACGGGCACCCGGGCCATGTGGGTAGCTACTCAGCAGCTGGCTATGGGCTGGGCAGCGCCCTGGCCGTGGCCAGTGGACACTCTGCCTGGATCTCTAAGCCACCAGGTGTGGCTCTGCCCACAGTCTCACCACCTGGTGTGGATGCCAAAGCCCAGGTGAAGACAGAGACCGCGGGGCCCCAGGGGCCCCCACACTACACTGACCAGCCGTCCACCTCGCAGATCGCCTACACCTCCCTCAGTCTGCCCCACTATGGCTCGGCCTTCCCCTCCATCTCCCGCCCTCAGTTTGACTACTCTGACCATCAGCCCTCGGGACCCTATTATGGCCACTCGGGCCAGGCCTCTGGCCTCTACTCGGCCTTCTCCTACATGGGGCCCTCACAGCGGCCTCTCTACACGGCCATCTCTGACCCCAGCCCCTCAGGGCCCCAGTCCCACAGCCCCACACACTGGGAGCAGCCAGTGTATACGACGCTGTCCCGGCCTTAA